A genome region from Neisseria meningitidis includes the following:
- the rpoH gene encoding RNA polymerase sigma factor RpoH produces the protein MNNAFALPAIQSGNGSLEQYIHTVNSIPMLSQEEETRLAERRIKGDLNAAKQLILSHLRVVVSIARGYDGYGLNQADLIQEGNIGLMKAVKRYEPGRGARLFSFAVHWIKAEIHEFILRNWRLVRVATTKPQRKLFFNLRSMRKNLNALSPKEAQDIADDLGVKLSEVLEMEQRMTGHDIAIMADNSDDEDSFAPIDWLADHDSEPSRQLSKQAHYALQTEGLQNALAQLDDRSRRIVESRWLQDDGGLTLHQLAAEYGVSAERIRQIEAKAMQKLRGFLTEEAEAV, from the coding sequence ATGAATAACGCTTTCGCATTACCCGCCATCCAAAGCGGCAACGGCAGCCTCGAACAATACATCCACACCGTCAACAGCATCCCGATGCTGTCCCAGGAAGAAGAAACCCGCCTCGCCGAACGCCGGATAAAGGGCGACCTCAACGCCGCCAAACAACTCATCCTGTCCCACCTGCGCGTCGTCGTTTCCATCGCGCGCGGCTATGACGGCTACGGGCTGAATCAGGCAGACCTGATTCAGGAAGGCAATATCGGACTGATGAAGGCGGTCAAACGCTACGAGCCAGGTCGAGGCGCGCGTCTGTTTTCATTTGCCGTACACTGGATTAAAGCCGAAATCCACGAGTTTATTTTGAGAAACTGGCGTTTGGTTCGCGTTGCCACCACCAAACCGCAACGCAAGCTGTTTTTCAATTTACGCAGTATGCGTAAAAACCTCAACGCCCTGTCTCCCAAAGAGGCACAAGACATCGCCGACGATTTGGGTGTCAAACTTTCCGAAGTTCTGGAAATGGAACAGCGCATGACGGGACACGACATCGCCATCATGGCAGACAACAGCGACGACGAGGACAGTTTCGCCCCCATCGACTGGCTTGCCGACCACGATTCCGAACCGAGCCGACAACTATCGAAACAGGCGCATTACGCCCTGCAAACAGAAGGTTTACAAAACGCTTTGGCGCAACTGGATGACAGGAGCCGCCGTATTGTGGAAAGCCGCTGGCTTCAAGACGACGGCGGGCTGACGCTGCACCAGCTTGCTGCAGAATACGGCGTCTCTGCCGAGCGCATCCGCCAGATTGAAGCAAAAGCCATGCAGAAACTGCGTGGTTTCCTGACCGAAGAAGCCGAAGCGGTTTGA
- a CDS encoding outer membrane protein assembly factor BamD, with amino-acid sequence MKKILLTVSLGLALSACATQGTVDKDAQITQDWSVEKLYAEAQDELNSSNYTRAVKLYEILESRFPTSRHARQSQLDTAYAYYKDDEKDKALAAIERFRRLHPQHPNMDYALYLRGLVLFNEDQSFLNKLASQDWSDRDPKANREAYQAFAELVQRFPNSKYAADATARMVKLVDALGGNEMSVARYYMKRGAYIAAANRAQKIIGSYQNTRYVEESLAILELAYQKLGKPQLAADTRRVLETNFPKSPFLTHAWQPDDMPWWRYWH; translated from the coding sequence ATGAAAAAAATTCTTTTAACGGTTTCATTAGGTTTGGCACTGAGTGCCTGTGCCACTCAAGGTACGGTCGATAAAGATGCCCAGATTACCCAAGATTGGAGTGTGGAGAAGCTCTATGCCGAAGCCCAGGACGAGCTGAACAGCAGCAATTATACGCGGGCTGTCAAGTTATACGAAATCTTGGAATCGCGCTTCCCCACCAGCCGCCATGCCCGGCAGTCGCAACTGGATACCGCATACGCCTATTATAAAGACGATGAAAAAGACAAAGCTCTGGCGGCAATCGAACGCTTCCGCCGCCTTCACCCGCAACACCCGAATATGGATTACGCGCTGTATCTGCGCGGCTTGGTGCTGTTCAACGAAGACCAGTCCTTCCTGAACAAACTGGCCTCGCAAGACTGGTCCGACCGCGACCCGAAAGCCAACCGCGAAGCGTACCAGGCGTTTGCGGAACTCGTCCAACGCTTCCCCAACAGCAAATACGCCGCCGATGCGACCGCACGCATGGTCAAACTGGTCGATGCACTGGGCGGCAATGAAATGTCGGTGGCGCGCTACTACATGAAACGCGGCGCATATATCGCCGCCGCCAACCGCGCCCAAAAAATTATCGGCAGCTACCAAAATACACGCTATGTCGAAGAATCGCTCGCCATCTTGGAACTTGCCTACCAAAAACTCGGCAAACCACAGCTTGCCGCCGATACGCGCCGCGTGTTGGAAACCAACTTCCCGAAAAGCCCGTTTTTGACGCACGCTTGGCAGCCCGACGATATGCCTTGGTGGCGTTACTGGCATTAA
- the holA gene encoding DNA polymerase III subunit delta encodes MAAHIGRIDTDAPLKPLYVIHGEEELLRIEALDALRAAAKKQGYLNREVYTADNAFDWNELLQTAGSAGLFADLKLLELHIPNGKPGKTGGEALQDFAARLPEDTVTLVLLPKLEKTQLQSKWFAALAAKGEVWEAKPVGAAALPQWIRGRLDKIGLGIEADALALFAERVEGNLLAARQEIDKLGLLYPKGHTVNIDEAQTAVANVARFDAFQLAGAWMKGDVLRVCRLLDGLREEGEEPVLLLWAVAEDVRTLIRLAAALKQGQSIQSVRNSLRLWGDKQTLAPLAVKRISVVRLLDALKTCAQIDRIIKGAEEGDAWTVFKRLVVSLAE; translated from the coding sequence GTGGCGGCACATATCGGACGCATTGATACGGACGCGCCTTTGAAACCTCTGTACGTCATCCACGGCGAGGAAGAACTGTTGCGTATCGAGGCATTGGACGCATTGAGGGCGGCGGCGAAGAAACAAGGTTACCTTAATCGGGAAGTTTATACGGCAGACAATGCCTTCGATTGGAACGAACTGTTGCAAACCGCAGGCAGTGCGGGTCTGTTTGCCGATTTGAAGCTGTTGGAACTGCATATCCCCAACGGAAAACCCGGCAAAACCGGCGGCGAGGCGTTGCAGGATTTTGCCGCCCGATTGCCGGAAGATACGGTAACGCTGGTTTTGCTGCCCAAACTGGAGAAAACCCAGCTCCAGTCCAAATGGTTTGCCGCATTGGCGGCAAAGGGGGAAGTGTGGGAAGCCAAACCGGTCGGCGCGGCGGCTTTGCCCCAATGGATACGCGGACGGCTGGACAAAATCGGTTTGGGTATCGAGGCAGACGCATTGGCACTGTTTGCTGAGCGCGTGGAAGGCAATCTGTTGGCGGCGCGTCAGGAAATCGACAAGCTCGGGCTGCTGTATCCGAAAGGGCATACCGTCAATATCGATGAGGCGCAAACCGCCGTTGCCAACGTCGCCCGCTTCGACGCGTTCCAACTGGCAGGCGCGTGGATGAAGGGCGATGTCCTGCGCGTATGCAGGCTTTTGGACGGATTGCGGGAAGAGGGCGAAGAACCGGTGCTGTTGCTGTGGGCGGTTGCCGAAGACGTGCGGACGCTGATCCGGCTTGCTGCCGCCCTGAAGCAGGGGCAGAGCATCCAATCCGTCCGCAACAGCCTCAGGCTTTGGGGCGACAAGCAGACGCTCGCACCGCTTGCGGTCAAGCGGATTTCCGTCGTCCGCCTGCTTGACGCGCTCAAAACCTGCGCCCAAATCGACCGAATCATCAAAGGCGCGGAAGAGGGCGACGCATGGACGGTATTCAAACGGCTTGTCGTGTCGCTGGCGGAATAA
- a CDS encoding YicC/YloC family endoribonuclease yields the protein MSSGNIHIHSMTGFANAAAECGSKRINLDIRAVNHRFLDIQIRMPDDLRYLESGIREKISSHIARGKVECKIQIQDTENSRQSLELNSDLVNQLAEINKNLRKHHDLAKLGVADILRFPGVLASQRENTEELAKSITELTEKALKDFTAARRREGKKLGEHLLQRLESMEEIIDALSELFPTLLETHKEKIRARLVEAVGDINNDRLQQEFALFIQKSDIDEEFSRLRTHIDEVRRIVTEHKGSSGKRLDFLMQELNREANTLGSKSIAAECTQASVELKVLIEQMREQVQNIE from the coding sequence ATGAGCAGCGGAAATATCCACATCCACAGCATGACCGGCTTTGCCAACGCGGCGGCAGAGTGCGGCAGCAAACGCATCAACCTCGACATCCGCGCCGTCAACCACCGCTTTTTGGACATTCAAATCAGGATGCCGGATGATTTGCGCTATTTGGAAAGCGGTATCCGCGAGAAAATTTCATCCCATATCGCGCGCGGCAAAGTCGAATGCAAAATCCAAATTCAAGATACGGAAAACAGCAGACAGTCCTTGGAACTCAACTCGGATTTGGTGAACCAGCTTGCCGAAATCAACAAAAACCTCCGCAAGCATCACGATTTGGCAAAACTGGGCGTTGCCGACATCCTGCGTTTCCCCGGCGTATTGGCAAGCCAAAGGGAAAATACGGAGGAATTGGCAAAAAGCATTACCGAACTGACCGAAAAAGCGTTAAAAGACTTTACTGCCGCACGCCGGCGCGAAGGGAAAAAATTGGGCGAGCACCTGTTACAACGCCTCGAAAGCATGGAAGAAATCATAGATGCATTGAGCGAACTCTTTCCTACCCTGCTGGAAACACATAAAGAAAAAATCCGCGCCCGCCTCGTCGAAGCAGTCGGCGACATCAATAATGACAGGCTGCAACAGGAATTTGCCCTCTTTATTCAAAAATCCGACATCGACGAAGAATTCAGCCGCCTGCGCACGCATATCGACGAAGTACGCCGCATCGTTACCGAACACAAAGGCAGCAGCGGAAAACGCTTGGATTTCCTGATGCAGGAATTAAACCGCGAAGCCAACACTTTGGGCAGCAAATCCATTGCCGCCGAATGCACCCAAGCCTCGGTCGAACTGAAAGTCTTAATCGAGCAGATGCGGGAACAAGTGCAGAATATCGAATAA
- a CDS encoding bile acid:sodium symporter family protein, whose translation MNILSKISSFIGKTFSLWAALFAAAAFFAPDTFKWAGPYIPWLLGIIMFGMGLTLKPSDFDILFKHPKAVIIGVIAQFAIMPATAWLLSKLLNLPAEIAVGVILVGCCPGGTASNVMTYLARGNVALSVAVTSVSTLISPLLTPAIFLMLAGEMLEIQAGSMLMSIVKMVLLPIVLGLIVHKVLGSKTEKLTDALPLVSVAAIVLIIGAVVGASKGKIMESGLLIFAVVVLHNGIGYLLGFFAAKWTGLPYDAQKTLAIEVGMQNSGLAAALAAAHFAVAPVVAVPGALFSVWHNISGSLLATYWAAKAGKHKKP comes from the coding sequence ATGAATATCCTCAGTAAAATCAGCAGCTTTATCGGAAAAACATTTTCCCTCTGGGCCGCGCTCTTTGCCGCCGCCGCTTTTTTCGCGCCCGACACCTTCAAATGGGCGGGGCCTTATATTCCTTGGCTGTTGGGCATTATTATGTTCGGTATGGGTTTGACGCTCAAACCTTCCGACTTCGATATTTTGTTCAAACATCCCAAAGCCGTCATAATCGGCGTAATCGCACAATTCGCCATTATGCCGGCAACCGCCTGGCTGCTGTCCAAACTGTTGAACCTGCCTGCCGAAATCGCGGTCGGCGTGATTTTGGTCGGCTGCTGCCCGGGCGGTACGGCTTCCAATGTGATGACTTATCTGGCGCGTGGCAATGTGGCTTTGTCGGTTGCCGTTACGTCTGTTTCCACCCTGATTTCCCCATTGCTGACTCCCGCCATCTTCCTGATGCTTGCCGGCGAAATGCTGGAAATCCAAGCGGGCAGTATGTTGATGTCCATCGTCAAAATGGTTTTGCTCCCCATTGTTTTGGGTTTGATTGTCCATAAGGTTTTGGGCAGTAAAACCGAAAAGCTGACCGATGCGCTGCCGCTGGTTTCCGTTGCCGCCATCGTGCTGATTATCGGCGCGGTTGTTGGGGCAAGCAAAGGCAAGATTATGGAAAGCGGTCTGCTGATTTTTGCGGTTGTCGTACTCCACAACGGCATCGGCTACCTGCTCGGCTTCTTTGCCGCCAAATGGACCGGTCTGCCTTATGATGCACAAAAAACGCTGGCCATCGAAGTCGGTATGCAAAACTCGGGCCTGGCCGCCGCGCTTGCCGCCGCACACTTTGCCGTTGCGCCGGTCGTTGCCGTTCCGGGCGCATTGTTCAGCGTGTGGCACAATATCTCCGGCTCGCTGCTGGCAACTTATTGGGCGGCCAAAGCCGGTAAACATAAAAAACCCTAA
- the lptE gene encoding LPS assembly lipoprotein LptE produces the protein MNKLFLTAAVLMLGACGFHLKGADGISPPLTYRSWHIEGGQALQFPLETALYQASGRVDDAAGAQMTLRIDSVSQNKETYTVTRAAVINEYLLILTVEAQVLKRGEPVGKPMTVSVRRVLAYADNEILGKQEEEAALWAEMRQDAAEQIVRRLTFLKAE, from the coding sequence ATGAACAAACTGTTTCTTACTGCCGCAGTGCTGATGCTGGGCGCGTGCGGTTTCCACCTGAAAGGTGCAGACGGCATTTCTCCGCCGCTGACCTACCGGAGCTGGCACATCGAAGGCGGACAGGCATTGCAGTTTCCTTTGGAAACCGCGCTGTATCAGGCTTCGGGTAGGGTGGACGATGCTGCCGGCGCGCAGATGACCCTGCGTATAGACAGCGTTTCCCAAAACAAGGAAACCTACACCGTTACCCGTGCGGCAGTCATCAACGAATATCTTTTGATATTGACGGTTGAAGCGCAGGTATTGAAACGCGGCGAGCCGGTCGGCAAACCGATGACCGTGTCCGTCCGCCGCGTCCTTGCTTATGCCGACAACGAGATCTTGGGCAAACAGGAAGAGGAAGCGGCATTGTGGGCGGAAATGCGGCAGGATGCCGCCGAACAGATTGTCCGCCGCCTGACCTTTCTGAAGGCGGAATGA
- the pgeF gene encoding peptidoglycan editing factor PgeF, with the protein MKTITETLNLAPKGKNFLTADWPAPANVKTLITTRNGGVSQGAYQSLNLGTHVGDNPEAVRRNREIVQQQVGLPVAYLNQIHSTVVVNAAEALDGTPDADASVDDTGKAVCAVMTADCLPVLFCDRAGTAVAAAHAGWRGLAGGVLQNTIAAMKVPPVEMMAYLGPAISADAFEVGQDVFDAFCTPMPEAATAFEGIGSGKFLADLYALARLILKREGVGGVYGGTHCTVLERDTFFSYRRDGATGRMASLIWLDGNAV; encoded by the coding sequence ATGAAAACCATCACAGAAACCCTAAATCTCGCCCCGAAAGGCAAAAACTTCCTGACCGCCGATTGGCCCGCGCCCGCCAATGTGAAAACCCTGATTACCACGCGCAACGGCGGCGTGAGCCAAGGTGCGTATCAGAGTTTGAACCTCGGTACGCACGTCGGCGACAATCCCGAAGCCGTGCGCCGCAACCGCGAAATCGTGCAACAGCAGGTCGGATTGCCCGTTGCCTACCTCAATCAAATCCACAGTACCGTCGTCGTCAATGCTGCCGAAGCATTGGACGGCACGCCCGATGCCGACGCTTCCGTGGACGATACGGGTAAAGCCGTCTGTGCCGTGATGACCGCAGACTGTCTGCCTGTTTTGTTTTGCGACAGGGCGGGTACGGCGGTTGCCGCCGCACACGCGGGCTGGCGCGGTTTGGCGGGCGGCGTACTGCAAAACACCATAGCCGCAATGAAGGTTCCGCCCGTCGAAATGATGGCGTATCTCGGCCCCGCCATCAGTGCGGATGCGTTTGAAGTCGGACAGGATGTGTTTGATGCGTTCTGCACGCCCATGCCCGAAGCCGCCACCGCATTTGAAGGCATAGGCAGCGGCAAATTCCTTGCCGACCTTTACGCGCTCGCCCGCCTGATTCTGAAGCGCGAAGGCGTGGGCGGCGTATATGGCGGCACGCATTGTACGGTTTTGGAACGGGATACTTTCTTTTCCTACCGCCGCGACGGAGCGACAGGGCGTATGGCGAGCTTGATTTGGCTGGACGGCAATGCCGTCTGA
- a CDS encoding RDD family protein → MMTLKTAPLKRRFAAMLYEMLLVGAATCLAALFAGIAAIFLNPVSIAVSALVTSILIMGSWWLYFRANWHGQGQTLAMRTWKIGLCDLNGIQPSLHLLRLRFIWACIFIVFIPMLAYAGLRHFLGIPPKGAAGAALIWLILPWGFALLNPDRQFLYDFLAGTRLVAVKGKP, encoded by the coding sequence ATGATGACACTGAAAACCGCCCCGCTCAAACGCCGCTTTGCCGCCATGCTGTACGAAATGCTGCTGGTCGGTGCGGCAACCTGTTTGGCAGCATTGTTTGCCGGTATTGCCGCCATTTTTCTGAATCCCGTTTCTATCGCGGTTTCTGCATTGGTAACGAGTATCCTGATAATGGGATCATGGTGGCTTTATTTTCGCGCCAACTGGCACGGTCAGGGGCAGACCTTGGCGATGAGGACATGGAAAATCGGCTTGTGCGACCTTAACGGCATACAGCCGTCTTTGCACCTGCTGCGCCTGCGCTTTATTTGGGCGTGCATATTTATCGTCTTCATTCCTATGCTTGCTTATGCCGGATTACGCCACTTCCTCGGCATTCCGCCCAAGGGCGCGGCCGGCGCGGCATTGATTTGGCTGATTTTACCGTGGGGGTTCGCACTGCTGAATCCCGATCGGCAGTTTCTGTATGATTTTCTTGCAGGAACAAGATTGGTGGCGGTCAAAGGAAAGCCTTAA
- the rluD gene encoding 23S rRNA pseudouridine(1911/1915/1917) synthase RluD has translation MQNTSFDNESDYSDDSDFASASETENRIGLTVPLELAGGRLDAVLAKLLPDYSRSRLTLWIKEGAVIVNDKPSQPKDKMIGGEQIRVTVRPSEENLAFVPEPMALDIVYEDDTVIVVNKPAGLVVHPAAGNWTGTLLNGLLAHCPELSQIPRAGIVHRLDKETSGLMVVAKTLPAQNSLVRQLQERTVKRIYRAVANGIVPFDGKIETQIGRDPHNRLKMAVVKFGGKPAVTHVKVLERYLAHSYIECSLETGRTHQIRVHMREANHPLAGDPVYGNPRHPCGDTVKEAVKSLGARQALHAYRLSFTHPESGETVSFEAPIPDDIYHLLSVLRLEAGLDSSLSNEEEWQDKFGADDDDDWNEDDYDVEVVYVRE, from the coding sequence ATGCAGAATACTTCCTTTGATAATGAATCCGATTATAGCGACGATTCAGACTTTGCGTCAGCTTCCGAAACTGAAAACCGTATCGGTCTGACCGTTCCGCTCGAGCTTGCCGGCGGGCGGTTGGATGCGGTGTTGGCGAAACTTCTGCCCGACTATTCGCGCAGCCGCCTGACATTATGGATTAAAGAGGGCGCGGTTATTGTAAACGATAAACCTTCGCAACCCAAAGACAAAATGATAGGCGGTGAGCAAATCCGTGTAACCGTCCGTCCGAGTGAGGAAAATCTGGCGTTTGTTCCAGAGCCTATGGCTTTGGATATTGTTTACGAAGACGATACCGTCATCGTCGTCAACAAACCGGCCGGACTGGTGGTGCATCCGGCGGCGGGCAACTGGACGGGGACGCTGCTCAACGGCCTGTTGGCGCATTGCCCCGAGCTGTCCCAAATTCCGCGCGCGGGCATCGTCCACCGCCTCGACAAGGAAACCAGCGGGCTGATGGTGGTTGCCAAAACCCTGCCGGCGCAAAATTCCCTTGTGCGGCAGCTTCAGGAACGCACGGTCAAACGCATTTACCGCGCCGTCGCCAACGGCATCGTTCCCTTTGACGGTAAAATCGAAACCCAAATCGGACGCGATCCGCACAACCGCCTGAAAATGGCAGTCGTCAAATTCGGCGGCAAACCAGCCGTTACCCACGTCAAAGTGTTGGAACGCTATCTGGCGCACAGCTATATCGAATGCTCGCTCGAAACAGGCAGGACGCACCAAATCCGCGTCCATATGCGTGAGGCCAACCATCCGCTTGCCGGCGACCCGGTTTACGGCAACCCGCGCCACCCGTGCGGCGACACGGTGAAAGAAGCCGTTAAAAGTCTGGGCGCGCGTCAGGCGTTGCACGCCTACCGCTTGAGTTTTACCCATCCGGAAAGCGGCGAAACCGTTTCGTTTGAGGCACCGATTCCGGACGACATATATCATTTATTGTCTGTCCTCCGTCTTGAAGCCGGTTTGGATTCGTCTTTGAGCAATGAAGAGGAATGGCAGGACAAATTCGGCGCGGACGACGATGACGATTGGAACGAAGACGACTACGATGTCGAAGTGGTTTATGTAAGGGAGTGA
- the lnt gene encoding apolipoprotein N-acyltransferase has protein sequence MVSKLDKYWQHPALYWPLLILFAAATPFTFAPYYHFWLMPLIFGAFVRLIELRPRFAVSSAYLFGLTAYTTQFYWIHTALHDVSGLPDLYAVPLTFLLPAYLALYPALCFWLWKKFTLPRGIKIGLVLPILWTLTEFARERFLTGFGWGAIGYSQITPDSPLAGFAPFGGIHMVTLATAFLGVWLVLASDNTARSGKRLLPIILIAALLAAGYTARQTDFTRPDGSRSTVALLQGNIDQTLKWREDQVIPTIQKYYEQVGKTTADIVILPETAIPVMRQNLPENILAKFAEQAQNNGSALAVGISQYTSDGNGYENAVINLTGYQENNQDGIPYYAKNHLVPFGEYKPLPFLTTPLYKMMNMPLSDFRKGGGKQSALLMKNQKIAFNICYEDGFGDELIAAAKDATLLANASNMAWYGKSNAMYQHLQQSQARAMELGRYMVRATNTGATAIISPKGNIIAQAQPDTETVLEGHIKGYVGETPYMKTGSSWWLMGILTLAALILFIFRNKEH, from the coding sequence ATGGTTTCCAAACTGGACAAATACTGGCAGCACCCCGCCCTCTACTGGCCTTTGCTCATCCTTTTTGCCGCCGCCACCCCCTTTACCTTCGCACCCTACTACCACTTTTGGCTGATGCCCTTGATTTTCGGTGCCTTCGTCCGCCTCATCGAACTGCGTCCGCGTTTTGCTGTCTCTTCCGCCTACCTGTTCGGCCTGACCGCATACACGACACAGTTCTACTGGATACACACCGCCCTGCACGACGTTTCCGGCCTGCCCGACCTCTATGCCGTACCGCTGACCTTCCTACTCCCCGCCTACCTTGCCCTTTATCCGGCACTGTGTTTCTGGCTGTGGAAAAAATTTACCCTGCCTCGGGGCATAAAAATCGGTTTGGTACTGCCCATCCTGTGGACACTGACCGAGTTTGCCCGCGAACGTTTCCTGACCGGATTCGGCTGGGGCGCAATCGGCTACTCCCAAATCACCCCGGACAGCCCGCTCGCCGGCTTTGCCCCATTTGGCGGCATCCACATGGTTACACTGGCAACCGCCTTTCTCGGTGTCTGGCTGGTTTTGGCGAGTGATAACACCGCACGTTCGGGCAAACGCCTGCTTCCAATTATCCTGATTGCCGCCCTGCTTGCCGCAGGCTACACCGCCCGACAAACCGACTTCACCCGCCCCGACGGCAGCCGCAGCACCGTCGCCCTGCTTCAAGGCAACATCGACCAAACCCTCAAATGGCGTGAAGACCAAGTCATCCCGACCATACAGAAATATTACGAACAGGTCGGCAAAACCACTGCCGACATCGTCATCCTGCCCGAAACCGCCATCCCCGTCATGCGCCAAAACCTGCCGGAAAACATACTGGCAAAATTTGCCGAACAGGCGCAAAACAACGGCAGCGCGCTCGCCGTCGGCATCAGCCAATACACTTCGGACGGCAACGGTTACGAAAACGCCGTCATCAACCTGACCGGTTATCAGGAAAACAATCAGGACGGCATCCCCTACTACGCCAAAAACCACCTCGTCCCCTTCGGCGAATACAAACCGCTGCCCTTCCTGACCACGCCGCTTTACAAAATGATGAATATGCCCCTTTCCGACTTCCGCAAAGGCGGCGGTAAGCAATCCGCCCTGCTGATGAAAAACCAAAAAATCGCCTTCAACATCTGTTACGAAGACGGATTCGGCGACGAACTGATTGCCGCCGCCAAAGATGCCACACTGCTTGCCAATGCCAGCAATATGGCGTGGTACGGAAAATCCAACGCCATGTACCAGCACCTCCAACAATCGCAGGCGCGGGCTATGGAACTCGGACGCTATATGGTCCGTGCCACCAACACCGGCGCAACCGCCATCATCTCCCCCAAAGGCAACATCATCGCCCAAGCCCAACCCGATACGGAAACCGTATTGGAAGGACACATCAAAGGCTATGTCGGCGAAACGCCCTATATGAAAACCGGCAGTTCATGGTGGTTGATGGGCATATTGACCCTAGCCGCACTGATTCTTTTCATCTTCCGAAACAAAGAACACTGA